CAATTCCTCTCATTGTTGATGGACGAGATGTCCTATCGCCTGTCCAAGGCACCGTCGTCAACGAATATGCCCAGGAGCCCGTCCTCTACCAAAGCGCGACCAAGGAACTAGCCTTGCAAGCCGCACAGTCCAGCGCGCAGGCGTTTGCCAGTTGGTCCAAAACCACCCCGATAGAGCGCCGGACCTTGCTATTCAAGTTGGCCCAGGTATGCGATCCTGAACCCCGGGGTATTTCGGGGAGACCCTCACTCATCAAGGCGACCAGGTTCTGCGCAATCGagccaaggaaatcaagcgCGTGTGTGATGAAGAGATCCATTGTGGCCCCCGATGGGCAGAGATTATCACCAACGACGCCATCGGTCTAATCGAGGAGTATGGCGCCCTCACCACTAGTATAGCCACGGGCTCACTGCCCTTTATCCAACACGGTCATGGGTTGGTGCTTAAAGAACCACTCGGAGTAGTGCTCGGGATCGCTCCCTGGAACGCTCCCATGATCTTGGGCCTCCGTGCGGTGGTGGCTCCAATCGCTGCAGGGAATGTCGCCATCCTGAAGGCATGTGCCCTCCGCCAAGCGGATGCGGAACGCGAGATTGTCTCTGGACTGAATATTTCGCAGGGATCCGAATTGAGCCCCCAAACCCATTACCTCGTCGCCTCGCTGTTTCAGGAAGCTGGTTTTCCCCCTGGCGTCCTGAACTTCCTCTTGTATCGACCACAGGACGCGCCAGATATTTTCGATGTGCTCATCAACCACCCCGCCATCAAGAAATGCAACTTCACCGGGTCGACCCAGGTCGGGCGTATCATCGCCTCGCAAGCCGCCCTGGCCCTCAAGCCCGTGTTGTTAGAACTGGGTGGTAAGAACTTCGCCGTGGTACTCGATGACGCCGACTTAGATCTTGCAGCCCGAGAGATCACTAAAGGCGCCTTTCTCAATGTAAGCCCACACATCCGACTTGGTCGGTGAGGACAACAGAGCTAACATTGATGCAGAACGGTCAAATCTGCATGTCGACCGACTTGGTCCTGGTCACGACCGCCGTGGCTTCGGCTCTCGAAGACAAGATTCTGGCCATCCTGCAGGATATTAATACCCCCTCAGTGCTCATCTCCCCGGCAGCCAAATCCAAGGTCGAGATGCTCGTATCCGACGCGCACGATAGGGGCGCTCAAATCCATGCACACCCCATGGGGCACGACGCCTCGCCGCGGAGCTTCCCTCCCACAGTGGTAACGGGGTTGACGCCTGAGATGAAGCTGTACGAAATCGAGTCCTTCGCGCCGGTGGTAGGCATCATGGCGGTTGAGAGGGAAGAACAGTTTATGGCCATTATCGAGGCGGCCAAGTACGGATTGTCGAGCTCGATATTTTCCCGGAATCACTACCGCTCCCTTGATCTCGCTGGCACTATCAAGGCGGGTGCGGTCCACATTAATTCCATGACCGTGCATGACGAGCCGACTCTGCCTCATGGAGGCTATGGGGATAGTGGTTGGGGTCGGTTTGGCGCTCGCTGGGGGTTGGAGGAGTTCATCCAGACGAAAATCGTCACCCTGCATCCATAGGGGATACTCCCATGGACCGGGTCCGGGCGGAGATTCTGACGGCTCGAGTGACCCTCTAGGGGTGAGACCAGTCTTAAGATCCTGtcgcggtggaggaggaataGGTCTGATCTGAGGTATATTACGGCCTGAACAAAGCATATCTGATCCGAAGTGACTTGGCGCCTATCCAAGGGGCTACTAGGGATAAGTTATATACAGCACAACTCTAGGGGTATAATTCTCCTCCTTTATTTTGCTATAGGGTATCAAGGGCATATGCAGTCAGTAGTTATATAACATCCCATCTTCCTTAGCAGTAGGGAGATTGAGGAGTCACCAGACATTAACTCTCTAGATCTATCTGTTATCAATAAGATAAGGGCCTAAGCCAGTAACATCTATAAAGCTTTATAGGCAGCGGCCCAGCGGGCAGCCTGTCCATGGGAAAGCAACAGGCTCTAAAGGAGGTCTTCTCATTATCCAGTCATTAAAAGAATAATTGGAGTTAACACATCAGCTACAGGCTACAGCTCCTAACTAAAGAGTAGATATTATTAGCATTTAGCCGACAGATGCCGCAGATAATACTAAGTAGTTCACTAGTTCTCTATACAAACCTAGGGTATTTATTGTCACGGGCTAAAAGCCTTATAAATCTATGACCTAGATTTGGACGGTAAGAAATCGCTAAGAGAGAAGTCTAGCTAGGACCGCGGCGGTCGAACATAAAAGGGGTGGAGGTGGTTCTCTCGGTCACGtgaccagcagctggtgtCCAGTTTGGAGATGACTTCGCGAGGGCTGTATGGTTGGATCAAACAGCCCGAGCACCCAGCGGGCCCTGCCCGCTACATCTATCAGTTAGTactttattaaatatagaATAGAGCAGGGAGTTACTAGGTTATAAGGGATATCCAATTCCCAAACTATACTATTATgtgtcacaccctgggatccgtctctgctgttctctgctagtcaactactttgggaacagGGCGGTATAGcccctggactatatccaATACTTGCCCGAGGCCTATCAAGCAGATAGCCTTAGTGATGCAATGATATGATGATCCAACTGAGGATTAAAGACAACCACAGGTAacacaagaacaataacagtagagatagaagcaaggcctattaagtacATATACTCAATAGTAGAGAGTAGCTGATGAATAAGACTAGTGAACTTGTACTCAAGTGAGAGATGTTTATTAAATGTGAGGAACTAAACTAAGAGTTCTAGATATAATATGAGTGAGTGTCT
The Aspergillus fumigatus Af293 chromosome 4, whole genome shotgun sequence DNA segment above includes these coding regions:
- a CDS encoding putative aldehyde dehydrogenase — protein: MSTIPLIVDGRDVLSPVQGTVVNEYAQEPVLYQSATKELALQAAQSSAQAFASWSKTTPIERRTLLFKLAQVLRNRAKEIKRVCDEEIHCGPRWAEIITNDAIGLIEEYGALTTSIATGSLPFIQHGHGLVLKEPLGVVLGIAPWNAPMILGLRAVVAPIAAGNVAILKACALRQADAEREIVSGLNISQGSELSPQTHYLVASLFQEAGFPPGVLNFLLYRPQDAPDIFDVLINHPAIKKCNFTGSTQVGRIIASQAALALKPVLLELGGKNFAVVLDDADLDLAAREITKGAFLNNGQICMSTDLVLVTTAVASALEDKILAILQDINTPSVLISPAAKSKVEMLVSDAHDRGAQIHAHPMGHDASPRSFPPTVVTGLTPEMKLYEIESFAPVVGIMAVEREEQFMAIIEAAKYGLSSSIFSRNHYRSLDLAGTIKAGAVHINSMTVHDEPTLPHGGYGDSGWGRFGARWGLEEFIQTKIVTLHP